The sequence below is a genomic window from Patescibacteria group bacterium.
TCAGAGATTTTTCTCGGGATAAACATAATACTGTAGATGATAAGCCTTACGGTGGAGGCCCGGGTATGGTTTTAATGGTTGAGCCGATTTATAAATGTTTAAAATCTATTAAAAGATTAAAAGAGAGTAAGACAATAATACTAACTCCTAAAGGCAGAAATTATAAGCAAAAAACAGCTTTTAAATACAGTCAATTAGACCAATTAATACTAATTTGTGGCCGTTATGAAGGCTTTGATGAGAGAATAAAAGAATTTGTTGATGGAGAACTTTCTATTGGAAATTATATAACCATGGGTGGAGAAATTCCTTCCATGGTTATTGTTGAATCAGTAGCCAGATTAATTCCCGGTGTTTTGGGGGATAAAGAGTCAGTAATTGAAGAAAGTTTTGCCCAGAAAAAAGATTACTTAGAATATCCCCAATACACTCGACCGGCTGAATACAAAGGCTTAAAAGTACCGAAAATTCTACTTAGTGGGGATCATAAAAAAATTAGAATATGGCGCCAGAATAACTCAAGAACAAAAAAATGAAAATACCAACTAGTTTTTCTAATATATTAAAAAACAGAAATTTTTTGAAACTTTGGGTTTCTCAAATTTTTTCTATGTCAGCTACTAATATGCTGACTTTTTTGTTAGCTATAAGAATATACCAATTAACCGGCAATAATTTTATAGTTAGTGTCTATGTAGCTTTAATGAGTATTCCGCCGGTTTTATTCTCTATTATTGCTGGTGCTTTTGCTGATAATAACAATAGAAAAAAAATACTAACTACTTCGAATATTTTAAGGATGAGTATTTTAGTAATTTTTCTTTTTGTTAATGAAAATCCATATATTCTTATGGTTTTAGCTTTTTTTGTCAGTACTATATCGCAATTCTTTGGACCAGCCCAAAGCGCTAGCATTCCTAATCTGGTTAGCCGCAAACAGCTTTTTCTGGCTAATTCCATGTTTATGTTTACCACCTATACAGCCTTTTTAATCGGATATTCCCTGGCTGGCCCCCTACTTTTTTATTTAAATGATCGGCCTGTATTTATAATTTTATTAATAATGTATTCGATAGCTATGATCGCTAATATTTTTCTGCCAAATTTAAAACATCACTTAAAAATAGGAGAAAAAACTATTGAATACAGTAATGCTCTTAAAAAATTATTTCATGACATATTAGTGGGTTGGAAAGCTATTAAAAATAATAAACCAGTACTTTATTCTATTCTACAAATGACTATTGTTCTAGCGGCTGAAAGAGGAGTGATCGCTTTATTGCCAGCTTTAGCTGATCGATTTTTTAAATATAGCACTGATGAAATGAGCTATTACTTATTAATCCCGGTTGGTTTAGGGGCCTTTATTGGGGCTATTTTGATTAATAAAGTAAAAAAATATCTTCCCAAACGTAAAATAATTTACTGGTCATTAATTGTTGATGGTTTTGTTTTACTAGCCATTCCTTTTTATTATGTAGTTTTGCCTTGGGGAAAAGTTTGGCTAAAAATGGCTACCTCTTTAATGGCATTTGCTTCAGGTATGGCCGATGTTTTTATTGTCATAACTGCTCAAACATTAATTCATGAAACTTCAGCTGATGAAAACCGTGGGCGTATTTTTGGCAACTTAATGGCCTTTGTTAATATTGTCAGTTTACCTTTGATTCTAATTGTCGGATATTTAGCTAATATTTTTGTACCGACTGAAATTATCGGTGTTATGGGGGTGGTAGTCACTGTTTTTGGCCTTATCAGCCGCTTTTTTTATAAAAGAAGCCTAGTAAAAGTCTAAGGTCTATAAAAAGCACTTGACAAGATATCCTGACTAGTTTATTATATATACACTAGTTTAAATAGGTCGAAATTAGACTAAAATTAAATAAAAAGGAACAAAAAATTCATCAAATTTAACCAAGTACATTTAAACAAATAGGAGAAAAAACAGTGATCTCTAAGTTGTATTTGGAGCTCTCTGTTTTTTCTTCAAATTTTAAAAGGAAAAAAAGAACTTTGACAACTAAAATGTGACAGAAAAATGGGTTTTTTGAAATTCCTTTTTAGGAAAAGTAAGTGGTGGAAATTAAGAGGATAAGATTAGGATCAAATATAATCTTAAATATAGATTTTTTTTGATGCATCTTGTTTTAGCCTTTCAATTTCCACCACTTGCCAACAAAAAAATATTTTTTTCGAGGATTTATTTTAAAATCCTCAATCCAATTATGAGAGTTCGATCCTGGCTCAGGATGAACGCTGGCGGCGTGTCTAAGGCATGCAAGTCGAACGCCCCCCACCTTTGATGCAATTTAAGAAATAATTTATTTATTTCTCGTCAAAGGTGGGGGGAGTGGCAAACGGGAGAGTAACACATTGGTAACCTGCCCCCTTCTCAAACATAACTTGTCGAAAGACGAGCTAATATTTGATGGTCTTGCTTTTCTAAAGAAAAGCAAGTAAAAAATATCTTTTAGATATTTGGAAGGAGAGGGGCCTATGGCTCATCAGCTTGTTGGTAAGGTAATGGCTTACCAAGGCTATGACGAGTAGCGGGTGTGAGAGCATGACCCGTCTCACTGGGACTGAGACACTGCCCAGACTCCTACGGGAGGCTGCAGTCAAGAATCTTCCTCAATGGGCGAAAGCCTGAAGGAGCGACGTCGCGTGATTGAAGAAGCCCTTCGGGGTGTAAAGATCTTTTCTTAGGGAAAAACTACGGTGATGGTACCTAAGGAATAAGAGGCTGCTAACTTCGTGCCAGCAGCAGCGGTAATACGAAGGCCTCAAGCGTTATCCGGATTTATTGGGTGTAAAGAGCTCACAGGCGGCTTTAAAAGTCTTTAGTTAAATCTTAATGCTTAACATTAAGCCTGCTAAAGAAACTTTAAAGCTAGAGGCTAGAAAAGGCAAGCGGAATGGCCGGTGTAGTAGTAAAATGCGTTAATATCGGCTAGAACACCAAAGGCGAAGGCAGCTTGCTAGTATACGCCTGACGCTATATGAGCGAAAGCGTGGGTAGCGAATGGGATTAGATACCCCAGTAGTCCACGCTGTTAATGATGAATGCTAAGCATTGGGAGTATCGACCCTCCCAGTGTTGTTCAAGTTAACACGTTAAGCATTCCACCTGGGGAGTACGGCCGCAAGGCTAAAACTCAAAGGAATTGACGGGAACCCGCACAAGCGGTGGAGCATGTGGTTCAATTCGACAATAAGCGAGGAACCTTACCAGGGCTTGAAATCTAGCTGCACGTCTCCTGAAAGGGAGAAAGCCTTCGAGGGTGCTAGACAGGTACTGCATGGTTGTCGTCAGCTCGTGTCGTGAGATGTCGGGTTAAGTCCTTTAACGAGCGCAACCCCCATCAGATGTTAAAATGTTCATCTGAAACCGCTGTCTTCAAGGCAGAGGAAGAAGGGGACGACGTCAAATCAGCATGGTCCTCTGACGCCCTGGGCCACACACATGCTACAATGGCCAGTAACAATGGGCTTGCCAAGCCGAAAGGCGGAGCTAATCCCATTCAAACCTGGTCTCAGTTCGGATTGAGGGCTGCAACTCGCCCTCATGAAGTTGGAATCGCTAGTAACCGCGAATCAGCCTCGTCGCGGTGAATACGTTCTCGGGTTTTGTACACACCGCCCGTCACGCCAAGAGAGCCGGTAATACCCAAAGCTCCCCCACCTAAGATTTTAATAGTTTTTAAAATTTTAGGTGGGGGAACGAAGGTAGGATCGGTGATAGGGGCGAAGTCGTAACAAGGCACGCGTAGCGGAAGCTGTGCGTAGATCACCTCCTTTCTAGGGAGTAAAATTATTGGGCTTAAAAACCCAAAATTAAGTCGGACCCATTATATTCTGTCACTTTTTAGTTGTTAAAGGTATAAAATCACGGCCGGACTTGAAAAATCCGGTCTTTTTTGGTAAATTATATTATATTATTAGCTAAAAATAGACGGCTATTTCCGATGTTTTGACAAAGTCAAATATCGTAACTCAACACTTATTAACAATCAAAAATTTTTTAAAAGTAAATAATAATATAATAAAATTTTGGGCGGCTAGTCCCGTTCCGTCGCTTGGCGACAGAACGCGGATCCTCGACCCATAGGGTCGGGACTCAGCTCTTGTAAAACCAAATATCTTTTTAAAAGTAAATAATAATATAATAAAATTTTGGGCGGCTAGCTAAGCTGGTTAGAGCGTCTCACTGACCCGCCTGCCAAAGTACGAAACCTTATAAATTCTTGTTCTTATTTATATAATTACATAGCATTATTTTCCTTTGATGGTGGGCGGCTAGCTCAGCTGGTTAGAGCGTCTCACTGATAATGAGGAGGTCGAAGGTTCGAGTCCTTCGCCGCCCACCATCAGTTGATAATTAAAAAATACTTAGTACGGCGGGTAGATAATGAGGAGGTCGTCTCCAGAAGGGAGACCGTGCCACCAAGTCGTTTCCGAGTAACCTGGCTCACCAATATTTTAAAAATATCGCAAAGGACATTACATATTTATTTTCCCAGTTGCCGAGACCTAAAAAAGCCGAGATAGCTCCCCGTCATTCCACGGGGTAAGCAGTGGTAGACCTGCCCGCAATGCCGAGCAAATATAAAGTATATTAAAATATAAAGATAGAGTCTGTCTCTGGGGCCTGGGTAGCTCAGTGGTAGAGCGAAGGACTGAAAATCCTTGCGTCACCAGTTCGATTCTGGTCCCAGGCACCAGAGGCAGATTATATTGTTAATTGTTTAAGCGTTGCTTGGCGGGTGGAGCGAAGGACTGAAAATTTTACCCCGCCCTTGAGTGAAAACGAATAGTGCGAGGCCTTGCGTCACCAGTTCTGCGACTTTGGCTGAGGTTAGTTTAGTCCCGGATGTAGCTCAGTCGGCTAGAGCGCTTGCTTTGGCCCGCCTGCCTTGACTGACGGGGTATAGCGAAGTTGGCTATCGCGCCTGCTTTGGGAGCAGGAGATCGTCGGTTCAAGTCCGACTACCCCGATAGCTAAGGCAGTCGGGCGGGGAGCAGGAAATCGCGAGTTTGAGTCTCACATTCCCGACTTAGAGAGAAAAGGTTGTCTCCCAAAGGGAGACGGCCACGACCAAGCGGGTATAGTATAGTGGATTATTATACTACTAAATATTTCTTAACGAGTAAGCGGGCGTCGTATAGTGGCTATTATGCTACCCTTCCAAGGTAGAAACGCCGGTTCGATTCCGGTCGCCCGCTTATTCGTTAAGAAGCCAATAAATAAATTTGTAGATATTAAGAAAAGGTTCTGCGCCCAAGGTGCATTTGTCTCTGACGGAGACTCCGGTCGCCCGCTCCAAATTTTATTTAGAAGTAGGCTATTAAATACTAACTTTAATAAAGTATATTAAAAATTAAAGCCGGGATGGCGGAATTGGTATACGCGCTGGACTTAAAATCCAGTGGTGCTCATACACCTTGTGGGTTCGAGTCCCACTCCCGGCACCATTTCTTCGCTCCTCTAGAACTTCGGAGGGTAAACGGCTAACTTGTTCTACGTAGTCTTGGCCCAGTAAGATTACCGGCATCAAATAATTTTAAAAAATAAAATATAAAAATGAAAAAAATAATAAAAGGTATTTTATTTTCTAGCCTTTTTTTTCTTATTCTACCCAAAGTTAGTTTAGCTTATTTAGACGCTGGCTCTGGTAGTTATGTAATTCAGATAGTAATTGCTATTTTGGCCGGTGGCGCTTTTGCTATAAAAATATTTTTTCGTCAGATAAAAAGATTTTTTACTAAAGTTTTTTCTCGGAAGGATAAAAATGATAAATAAGGAAAATAAAATAAAAATAGCCACTAGTTCATTTCGTGACCCTAGTGGTTTTGTTTTTTTTGAGGATAAAAAAGTTTATCGTCAAGTAAATCAGTCATATAAAAATATTTATGACTCTATCAAAGAATCGGGGTTATATGAAGAGTTAATAAAAGAAAATTTATTAATAAATTTTCAAGAAGTTGATGGACCAGTAGCTGAAAAATCACCAGTTTATAAAATTCTTAAAGTAAACAAAGTTCCCTTTATTTCCTATCCTTATGAATGGTGCTTTAGCCAATTAAAAGAAGCCGCTTTATTAACCTTAAAAATACAAAAAAAAGCTTTAAAGCAGGGTTTTTCTTTAAAGGATGCTAGCGCTTACAATATCCAGTTTTATCAAGGGAGGCCCATTTTTATTGATATTCTGTCTTTTGAAAAATATGAAGAAAAACCCTGGATAGCCTACAGACAATTTTGTCAGCACTTTCTAGCTCCTCTTTCTTTAATGTCTTTAAAAGATCATCGGCTAAATTTTTTAACCAAGGAATTTATTGATGGTATTCCTTTAGATTTGGCTAGTTCAATTTTACCCAAAAAAAGTTACTTTAAATTTTTACTATTAAGTCATATTCACTTTCATGCTCGTGGCCAAAAATATTATGCTGACAAAGAAATTAAAAATCAGCAGAGGAAAATGAGTAAAAAATCATTAATGAACCTATTAAAGAGTTTAGAATCAGCGGTTACTTCGTTAAATTGGAAGAATCAAGATACGGAATGGGCTGCTTATTATAAGAATACTAATTATACAAAAAAAGCCTTTGACCATAAGAAAGAAATTGTAAAAGAATTTATTAAAAAAATAAACCCAAAAAATATCTGGGATTTAGGCGCTAATAACGGTATTTTTAGTTTATTGGCTTCGAAAAATAATGTCTATACAATAGCTATTGATAATGACGCAGCCGCCATTGAAAGTGCTTATAATTATATAAAAAAGAAAAATATTAACAATATTTTGCCCTTAGTTATTGATTTAACTAATCCTAGCAGCAGTATCGGCTGGCAAAACAAAGAAAGACAAACTTTGATCGAAAGGGGGCCATCTGATTTAATTATGGCTTTAGCTTTAGTTCATCACTTAGCTATATCTAACAATACTCCTTTTATTATGATAGCCCAATTTTTTAGTTCTATGGGGAAAAATTTAATTGTGGAATTTGTGCCGAAAAAAGACACAAAAGTCAAAAAATTATTAAGTACTAGAAAAGATATTTTTTCTGAATATAATCAAGATAAATTTGAAGAATCTTTTAAAAAATATTTTTCTATTATACAAAAAGATAAAGTGAAAGAATCGGAAAGAATACTTTATTTAATGAAAAGAATATGAATTTAAAGAAAATAATCCCCTGGCATACAATTCTGTTTTCTTTTTACCCAGTTATTTACTTATATGAAAGAAATATACAGGAGACTTTTTTAAGAGAAATTATTTTTTTACCATTAGTAGTTATGATATTAGCTTTAATATTCTTTTTTATTATAAACTTTATAATTGAAAATATATATAAAAGTGGTTTAATTGTTACGGTTTTATTATTTTTTACTTTTTCTTATGGTCCTTTATATTATACTGGTTTTAAAAATATATTTAATAAAAGCATCTTTTTAATTATATGGCTATTTTTTATGTTATTGGTAATAGGCTTGATTTTTTGTATAAAAAAAGATTTTATTAAAATAAATAAAATAATAAATTTTTCCGTAATAATTTTGCTTTTGATTAGTCTGAGTAATATATTTATTTATAATATAAAGAATCAAAATATAGGGCATGCATTGGTATCAAATAAAGATTTTGAAAAGTTTGAAATAGATAATAGGGAATTGCCAGATATTTATTATTTAATTTTTGATCGCTATGGGCGAGATGATGTTTTAGAAGATTATTTTAATTTTGATAATAATTATTTTACTACTACTCTTGAAAAAAGAGGCTTTTATATAGCCGATAAAAGTCATTCAAATTATTTAAAAACAGCCCATTCTCTTAACTCTTCTCTAAATATGAAATATCTTAATGAAATGGCTAAGAAAGTTAGCAAAGAAAAAAGTGATTGGATGCCTCTTTATTTAAGCTTACGGGGTGAATCAGAAGTTTCAAAAAGATTGAAAAATAATAATTATTATTATATACATTCTGGATCCTGGTGGGGGGCTACTGCCATTAATGAAACAGCTGATAAAAATATAAATAACCTAAAAAAAGGCCCAATTTTTTTTGCCAGACAGCTTTATGATATGACTATTTTTTCTACCTTAAATAAAAAATTAAGCATCAAATTTCCTTTTTTAAACCGTTTTGATTTTTATTATAAAAACACTTTAGAACAGTTTAATAACCTTAACAAAATCCCTAATATCAAACAACCGACTTATTCATTTTTTCATTTTCTTCTTCCTCATGACCCTTATGTTTTTGATGAAAAAGGAAATTATGTTTCAAAAGATGAATCATCAAAAAATTCTGAAAGAGAAAATTATATTAAACAATTAAAATTTACTAATAGTCAGATATTGAAATTTATAGAAAAGGCTCTTTCAAAAGAAGGTCAAAAGCCAATAATAATTTTACAAGCTGATGAAGGCCCTTATCCTGAAAGATGGTGGCCTGAAGATTCATATAAAAAAATGAGTTGGGAAACAGCTAGTAATAAAGAATTTAAAGTAAAAAATAGTATATTAAATGCTTATTATTTACCCAATGTTGACACTAGCGATTTATATCCGGAAATTACTCCGGTTAATACCTTTCGTTATATTTTTAATAAATATTTTAATACGGATTATGAATATTTACCTGATAAATTATACTCCCATACTGATTGGTATCATCCTTATGATTTTTTTGAAATAACAGAAAGAATAAAGTAAAATAGCGGATATATTAGAGACAAAATTAGATTGTATTATTCATCTAAATGTTAATAATTAATAAATTTTTACCAGCCAAGAGAAATTAAAATTGCAGCTAAGGGAAATAAAATCCAGTAAAAGGTAGGTAAGCCCAAAAACCAGCTTTGATGCCACCAAAGCTTTTTATTTTTTTTATTAAAGTTTTTTAAACCAAAATGAGGATTAAAAATAAACCAGAGAAAATCCTCCAAACTCCAAACAAAAATCCAGGAGCCAATAATCAATAATTCTTTTTCTAAACTCCAGCTTGTAAAAAATAAAGGAAAATGAATTAATAAAAAGGTAAAACTAAGAAAATAAATATGGTAGCCAGTAATCGGTTTTAAACCGATTTTTTGCTTTAATTTAAAAGTTGGTAGTTTTTTAGCCCAGCCGTACTGGCCCTCAATTTGAATTTCCAGCAGAGCCAAAATAAAAGCACAAATGATAAGATAGAATAAATATAATGGTAGTTTCATAATTTATATTTTAATTTTTTTATAAGTTATTATCCACTAACTTAGCTTTAACGGCTTTTAACAGACTAAAATGAGATTCTACGGTTTTAATAATTTCGAAACCTTTATTTTGTAATATTTCTTCCAAGTTTGTCATTTTAATTTGGTTGACATGAGTATTATTCCAAACTTTACCTCTTCCCAATTTTGTCCAAAAAAACCAAATTATTTCAAAAAGAAGATTTTCGTTCGGTACTAATATAATTAATTCTCCTTCCTTTTTTAAACATCTTTGCATTTCGCCAATTACTTTTTTTGGATTAATAACGTGTTCAATAACCTCAAAACAAGTAATAAAATCAAAAAAATTATTTTTATAAGGGAGATTATGGCAGTCAGCCACTTGGGTTTTAAAATGAGGATATTTCTTTTTAGCATATTCTATACTTGGCTTTGATATATCAACGCCGTAAGCTTCTACATTTCCCATTTTTTTCGCCACTTTTTCCATAAAGAGACAGCCATTACAGCCGACATCTAAGTAACGTTTTCCCTTAAAATTTTTCGGTATCATGTCTAATATTAATTTAAATCTTTTATTGTGCCACCAGCGTTGATACCGATTCTTTTTTATACTTTTTTCATAGTAGTGAGGCGGAACTTCTGAATGTATTTTATCAATTTTATTTCTACTAATCATTTTTTATTATTTTATTTGGTAATAAATTAAAATTTAGTTATATATTTTTTTGTTGTAACTTTATTTTCTCCAAAAGTCCAAGCTAACACTAAAAGTAAACTAAATAATCCGATAAAACTATCATTAAAAAAACGAGAAAAAACAAAGAAAGTAAAGGTAAATAAAGTATAAAACAAAGTAATATTTTTTACAGTATTATTACATTTTAATTTTTTTATAAGCCATAAAAATAAAGGCAAGCTAATAAGTATTTGTAAAATATAAGTTATAGAAAAACCGTGCATTGATTTAATTATACCCGACTTAACTAAAATTCCTCCCCAACCAACACCAGAAGCAGGAAAGCTAGTTTTTAATCCACCAATACCAAATAAGAAAACATCTTTGATAAAATTAGAGGCAGACCAAAATAAAAATGGACTAATAAAAATAATAAAAACAATTAATCCAGGTAGTAGTTTTTTAAAGGAATATTTTATTCTGGGCCAATTTTTTTTATTTTTAGGTATGTAATAAAAATGGAAAAAATAGAATAAGGTTAAAAACCAGGCATATTGTTTAGAAGCACAAGCTAAACCAAGGAAAATAATAGACCAAAAATCTTTATTTTTATTAAGAAAAAATAATGAAATTAAAATTAGAAAAAAAGTAAATATATCATTTTGCCCGTGAATAAGACTAATTAAAAAATAAGGATTTAAGGCGGCAATTAATATAATACTAAGCTTTTTTTCCTTATTTTTGGGAATTAAATATAATAAAATTAAACTTAAAAAATAAAAAATAATCAATATTATTAAAGAATCAGCAAAACCGAAGTAATGATAAGTAATTATTTGAACAAAAGTATTGGATAATAAAAAGAATGGCAGATAAACATAATGCATAAATTCACCTTCATATCTTTTACTATATTTATTAGAATATATATGACCAAAAGGAGTAGAGGAAAAATTAACGGCATAGGGATTTTTGCCTCTGATAAGAAGATTGGAGGCATTTAAAGTTTTGGCGCCACTGTCATTCAAATTATATTCTGGATAGGTTTCTTGTCTAAGTTGAATTCTTGGTAGAGTTGCTGTTAGTAAAATGGTTAATATAGTTATAGAAATTATTATTAATTTTGTATAATGATATGATTTATTTTTGGATTTTTTAATATCAAAGATAATCAAAAAAATAAGGCCGATAAAAGTCATAAGATAAAAAACAGAATTATCAAAAAGTACTTTTCCCCCACTAATATAAGTATTGACATATCTTACAACAAAAGGCGCTAGTATAGCGTAGAGAACAGTGCTTAGTGAAATTTTTTTCATATACTAATTTTACCACAAAAAAAGAAAGCCTTAAATATCAGCCTTCTTTTTTAATATAATTTTGATTTAATTACAATATTTCCATTTTCAAAATTTTTACGCCCCAGTTTTTAGCTTCCTGCTTGGAGGGCATCCAGATGTCAGCAATGTATTTACCTTTGTAAGAAGCCATGCGATCGGTAACTGTAAAAATTTTATCACCATAAGCCTCCGGGAATCTGACCTTAGTGCCAAAAGGGAGATAATTGTAAGCTAGAGTCCCGTCTTCGACTCTCTGACCGGAAGCAGTGATAAAAGGATCGCCAGAACATTCATCCGGACTGGAAGAATAAGCGGTGATGGTTAGGTGAATCTGACTTCTGGCCGGTCTGTTTTTAACTTTTGGCAAACCTGGCATTTTTTGAATTTGCTCAAAAGTAGCGTAATTTTGGTATTGATCTTTGGTTAAAAAGTTATTTTCAATTACTTGTTTAGCTGAAGTTTGGGGAATACCTAAATTTATCAAACTTAAAATGGAGATAAAAGTAATAATATTTTGTTTAGAAAAGACCTTTCTGGTCTTCATAAGTTTTATAAATTAATGATAATCTATTAAAAAACTGCTAATATTAGCTAAATAAAGCAGTTTTCACTTGATAGATTACCTTAGCATAATGACAATCTTTGTCAAGGGGATATTTTGTGTAAAAAAACCCTGTTTCAAAAAATGAAACAGGGAATAAGAACTCTACTTAAGAGTAATATACATTTTGTCAGAGTATCCGTCCCACTTAATTAACACAAGAATATTTACCCCCTCATCATAATAGCGAGTGAAAGAGTCTTCACCGTGATGACCAAGATTTAAGGTGTTGCCCCTTCTTTTATTTACTTGTATTTACTTGTGAATCATTTATAATGAAACGAAAAGAGCCTCCGCTAGAATTGGAATTTTTTGCTGTCATAGTATGAGTATTCCAGTCCCAAGTAAATTTTACACCCTCATATTCAAAATGAATTTTGCCTTCAGAATCAGGCTCAAAAACATTCTTTGAGCAAGAAATGAAAATAAAAAGAATTAATATAGTTACGATGACTGGATAAAACCTCTTCATTTTCAATCACCTCTTTTGTAAAAAAGATTAAAAAGAACAATAAATTACTTATTTGGGAAGCACTTAAATTTATCAGATAATTATTTTTTTGTCAAGGGAAAAAATAAAAAACCTCTCTTTGAAAGTAAAGAAAGGCTAATTAAAGGGTAAATAATGGATTACTCTTTTTAATTATTTCATTTTTAAGACGTCACTATCTATTAGCCTTAAAGCTTATTAAAAAAGTTAAATTCTGTCAATTTTAAAAATAACCCAAATAAAACCAGGTTATTTTGTTTGAAGCGGCAGATATTTATTGGGAAGACGACCCTTTTTTCCGCCGGCCGGAGCCGCTATGATATGTATTTATTGCGCTAATATTATATTTTGGAGCGAGAGAGGGGACTCGAACCCCCGACCTTCTCCTTGGCAAGGAGATGTTCTAGCCAACTGAACTACTCTCGCATATTTATTAATACTGTAATATTTATTATAAACGGCGGCGGGCCGGTTGGCAAGGAATATATTTTTA
It includes:
- a CDS encoding 3D domain-containing protein codes for the protein MKTRKVFSKQNIITFISILSLINLGIPQTSAKQVIENNFLTKDQYQNYATFEQIQKMPGLPKVKNRPARSQIHLTITAYSSSPDECSGDPFITASGQRVEDGTLAYNYLPFGTKVRFPEAYGDKIFTVTDRMASYKGKYIADIWMPSKQEAKNWGVKILKMEIL
- a CDS encoding SAM-dependent methyltransferase translates to MINKENKIKIATSSFRDPSGFVFFEDKKVYRQVNQSYKNIYDSIKESGLYEELIKENLLINFQEVDGPVAEKSPVYKILKVNKVPFISYPYEWCFSQLKEAALLTLKIQKKALKQGFSLKDASAYNIQFYQGRPIFIDILSFEKYEEKPWIAYRQFCQHFLAPLSLMSLKDHRLNFLTKEFIDGIPLDLASSILPKKSYFKFLLLSHIHFHARGQKYYADKEIKNQQRKMSKKSLMNLLKSLESAVTSLNWKNQDTEWAAYYKNTNYTKKAFDHKKEIVKEFIKKINPKNIWDLGANNGIFSLLASKNNVYTIAIDNDAAAIESAYNYIKKKNINNILPLVIDLTNPSSSIGWQNKERQTLIERGPSDLIMALALVHHLAISNNTPFIMIAQFFSSMGKNLIVEFVPKKDTKVKKLLSTRKDIFSEYNQDKFEESFKKYFSIIQKDKVKESERILYLMKRI
- the trmD gene encoding tRNA (guanosine(37)-N1)-methyltransferase TrmD, encoding MRFDILTIFPGLFKSFLKESLIAKAIKNDKISLNIHNIRDFSRDKHNTVDDKPYGGGPGMVLMVEPIYKCLKSIKRLKESKTIILTPKGRNYKQKTAFKYSQLDQLILICGRYEGFDERIKEFVDGELSIGNYITMGGEIPSMVIVESVARLIPGVLGDKESVIEESFAQKKDYLEYPQYTRPAEYKGLKVPKILLSGDHKKIRIWRQNNSRTKK
- a CDS encoding class I SAM-dependent methyltransferase, yielding MISRNKIDKIHSEVPPHYYEKSIKKNRYQRWWHNKRFKLILDMIPKNFKGKRYLDVGCNGCLFMEKVAKKMGNVEAYGVDISKPSIEYAKKKYPHFKTQVADCHNLPYKNNFFDFITCFEVIEHVINPKKVIGEMQRCLKKEGELIILVPNENLLFEIIWFFWTKLGRGKVWNNTHVNQIKMTNLEEILQNKGFEIIKTVESHFSLLKAVKAKLVDNNL
- a CDS encoding glycosyltransferase family 87 protein; amino-acid sequence: MKKISLSTVLYAILAPFVVRYVNTYISGGKVLFDNSVFYLMTFIGLIFLIIFDIKKSKNKSYHYTKLIIISITILTILLTATLPRIQLRQETYPEYNLNDSGAKTLNASNLLIRGKNPYAVNFSSTPFGHIYSNKYSKRYEGEFMHYVYLPFFLLSNTFVQIITYHYFGFADSLIILIIFYFLSLILLYLIPKNKEKKLSIILIAALNPYFLISLIHGQNDIFTFFLILISLFFLNKNKDFWSIIFLGLACASKQYAWFLTLFYFFHFYYIPKNKKNWPRIKYSFKKLLPGLIVFIIFISPFLFWSASNFIKDVFLFGIGGLKTSFPASGVGWGGILVKSGIIKSMHGFSITYILQILISLPLFLWLIKKLKCNNTVKNITLFYTLFTFTFFVFSRFFNDSFIGLFSLLLVLAWTFGENKVTTKKYITKF
- a CDS encoding MFS transporter, whose translation is MKIPTSFSNILKNRNFLKLWVSQIFSMSATNMLTFLLAIRIYQLTGNNFIVSVYVALMSIPPVLFSIIAGAFADNNNRKKILTTSNILRMSILVIFLFVNENPYILMVLAFFVSTISQFFGPAQSASIPNLVSRKQLFLANSMFMFTTYTAFLIGYSLAGPLLFYLNDRPVFIILLIMYSIAMIANIFLPNLKHHLKIGEKTIEYSNALKKLFHDILVGWKAIKNNKPVLYSILQMTIVLAAERGVIALLPALADRFFKYSTDEMSYYLLIPVGLGAFIGAILINKVKKYLPKRKIIYWSLIVDGFVLLAIPFYYVVLPWGKVWLKMATSLMAFASGMADVFIVITAQTLIHETSADENRGRIFGNLMAFVNIVSLPLILIVGYLANIFVPTEIIGVMGVVVTVFGLISRFFYKRSLVKV